One segment of Setaria viridis chromosome 4, Setaria_viridis_v4.0, whole genome shotgun sequence DNA contains the following:
- the LOC117851930 gene encoding uncharacterized protein: protein MRGGAGAGFMALLLLVQLGALAVAAAAGTDRDALLAFKAAVTDPSGKLRSWNDTAHFCRWPGVTCAAGRVTSLDVSGHGLTGTLSPAVGDLERLEVLNLTDNGVSGRIPASLGRLQHLSYLSLCDNKFEGEIPDALRNCSALAVAFLNNNHLIGGVPGWLDSLRNLTVLWLGHNALSGRIPPSLGNITWIRALQFDQNLLEGGIPEALSRLPDLRVFTVYQNRLTGEIPPGFFNMSSLQEFSIANNDFHGQLPADAGARWPDLRYLFLGGNNLSGPIPASLAMASSLQALSLASNSFTGHVPPGIGRLTAMESLELSNNKLTASDAGGWEFLEGLTNSSGLVEIYLDGNNLGGAMPGSAARLSPELRTLSLGGNRISGVIPSGIGNLVGLQTLDLSSNLLTGIIPEGIGRLKNLQELRLQENKLTGPMPSSIGYLSQLLSLDLSSNSLNGSIPSSIGNLQRLTLINLSGNKLTGRVPRQLFLLPSLSWAMDLSDNRLDGRLPHEVGQLVQLAIMALSGNRFSGEVPAELGSCQSLDFLGLDRNLFTGSIPSSLSRLKGLRKLNLTSNELTGSIPPELSQMTGLQELYLSRNGLSGGIPAGLENVSSLIELDVSHNHLEGRVPTLGVFANTTGFKMTGNGALCGGAAPLRLPPCRRTKSTRVDHLILKIALPIVGFALCFAMLFALLRCRRMRRRSRIASDTTTRSMLNGNNYPRVSYAELAKATEDFSNGNLIGAGKYGSVYQGILPLKTKGSFELQDVVVAVKVFHLQQIGASKTFLSECEALRRVKHRNLISIVTCCSSIDAEGNDFRALVFDFMPNYSLDRWLHPSLLDVTEGRVLSIIQRFNIAVDIADALKYLHSCCEPPIIHCDLKPGNVLLGEDMTACIGDFGLAKLLLDPESHGFENTESTIGIRGTIGYVAPEYGTSGKVSTYGDVYSFGIMLLEIFVGKAPTSDAFRDGLTLPEFVGEAFPDKIERILDPALLLDEELFSGVVSSSSEESELCATVYDCLVSAIRIGLSCCRKTPCQRMAMSDAAAELCLIRDACARAYGQ, encoded by the exons ATgcgaggtggagctggagcagGATTCATGGCGCTGCTCTTGCTCGTGCAACTGGGCGcattggcggtggcggcggcggcaggcaccGACCGGGACGCGCTGCTGGCGTTCAAGGCCGCCGTGACCGACCCGTCCGGCAAGCTCCGGTCGTGGAACGACACGGCGCACTTCTGCCGGTGGCCGGGCGTGACCTGCGCCGCGGGGCGCGTCACGTCGCTGGACGTGTCCGGCCACGGCCTCACCGGGACGCTGTCCCCGGCCGTCGGCGACCTGGAGCGCCTCGAGGTCCTCAACCTCACCGACAACGGCGTCTCGGGAAGGATTCCGGCGAGCCTCGGCCGGCTCCAGCACCTCTCGTACCTCAGCCTCTGCGACAACAAGTTCGAGGGCGAGATACCCGACGCGCTCCGCaactgcagcgccctcgccgtcgcgtTCCTCAACAACAACCACCTCATCGGCGGCGTCCCGGGGTGGCTCGACTCGCTGCGCAACCTCACCGTCCTCTGGCTCGGCCACAACGCGCTCTCCGGCCGCATCCCGCCGTCGCTCGGGAACATCACCTGGATCCGGGCGCTCCAGTTCGACCAGAACCTTCTCGAAGGCGGCATCCCCGAGGCCCTCTCGCGCCTCCCCGACCTCCGGGTCTTCACCGTCTACCAGAACCGCCTCACCGGCGAGATCCCGCCGGGCTTCTTCAACATGTCGTCGCTGCAAGAATTCTCCATCGCCAACAACGATTTTCACGGGCAGctccccgccgacgccggcgcgcgcTGGCCGGACCTCCGGTACCTCTTCCTCGGCGGGAACAACCTCAGCGGGCCGATCCCGGCGTCGCTCGCCATGGCGTCGAGCTTGCAGGCCCTCAGCCTCGCCAGCAACAGCTTCACCGGGCACGTGCCACCAGGGATCGGCAGGCTCACAGCCATGGAGTCGCTCGAGCTGTCCAACAACAAGCTCACAGCCAGCGACGCCGGCGGCTGGGAGTTCTTGGAGGGCTTAACCAACAGCAGCGGGCTTGTTGAAATCTACCTCGACGGCAACAATCTCGGCGGCGCGATGCCGggctccgccgcccgcctctcGCCGGAGCTCCGGACGCTGAGCCTCGGCGGCAACCGCATATCCGGCGTGATACCTTCAGGCATCGGGAACCTAGTCGGGCTGCAAACCTTGGATCTCAGCTCGAATCTTCTCACCGGCATCATCCCGGAAGGCATTGGGAGGCTGAAGAATCTCCAGGAATTGCGACTGCAGGAGAACAAGCTAACCGGGCCGATGCCATCCTCCATTGGCTACCTCTCGCAGCTTCTAAGCCTTGACTTGAGCAGCAACTCGCTGAACGGATCGATCCCTTCCAGCATCGGCAACCTGCAGCGGCTCACACTGATTAACCTCTCCGGCAACAAGCTCACCGGCCGCGTCCCTCGGCAACTATTCCTCCTGCCGTCGTTGTCGTGGGCGATGGACCTGTCGGACAACCGACTCGACGGCCGGCTCCCCCACGAGGTGGGCCAGCTCGTGCAGCTCGCAATCATGGCGCTCTCCGGGAACCGCTTCTCTGGCGAGGTGCCCGCCGAGCTTGGGAGCTGCCAGAGCCTGGATTTCCTCGGTCTGGACAGGAATCTCTTCACCGGGAGCATCCCATCGTCTCTGAGCAGGTTGAAGGGGCTCAGGAAGCTGAACCTGACGAGCAACGAACTGACCGGAAgcatcccgccggagctcaGCCAGATGACCGGACTCCAGGAGCTGTACCTGTCACGGAACGGCTTGTCCGGCGGCATTCCGGCAGGGTTGGAGAACGTGAGCTCCCTGATCGAGCTCGACGTGTCTCACAACCACCTCGAGGGCCGGGTCCCAACGCTCGGCGTGTTCGCGAACACGACCGGGTTTAAGATGACCGGCAACGGGGCgctctgcggcggcgcggcgccgctccGTCTGCCGCCTTGCCGGCGAACCAAGTCCACCCGGGTCGATCACCTGATCCTCAAGATCGCGTTGCCCATCGTTGGCTTTGCTCTCTGCTTCGCCATGCTATTCGCTCTGCTCCGGTGCcgcaggatgaggaggaggtcaAGGATTGCTTCAGACACCACGACTCGAAGCATGCTCAATGGCAACAATTATCCGAGGGTTTCTTACGCCGAACTGGCGAAAGCAACCGAAGACTTTTCCAATGGCAACCTCATCGGCGCCGGGAAGTACGGATCCGTGTACCAAGGGATCCTGCCACTGAAGACGAAGGGGAGCTTCGAGCTCCAGGATGTCGTGGTGGCGGTGAAGGTGTTCCATCTCCAGCAAATCGGTGCTTCCAAGACCTTCCTGTCGGAATGCGAGGCTCTGCGAAGGGTCAAGCACCGCAACCTGATCAGCATCGTCACCTGCTGCTCCAGCATCGACGCCGAGGGTAACGATTTCAGAGCTCTGGTGTTCGATTTCATGCCCAATTACAGCCTGGACAGGTGGCTGCACCCGAGCTTGCTTGACGTCACGGAAGGGCGTGTCCTGAGCATAATCCAGAGGTTCAACATCGCCGTGGACATCGCCGACGCTCTCAAGTACCTCCACAGCTGCTGTGAACCACCGATCATCCACTGCGATCTGAAGCCAGGGAACGTTCTCCTTGGTGAAGACATGACGGCCTGCATCGGCGACTTTGGCCTCGCCAAGCTGCTTCTTGATCCAGAAAGCCATGGATTTGAAAATACTGAAAGCACTATCGGCATCAGAGGCACAATTGGCTATGTCGCGCCAG AATACGGCACGTCAGGGAAGGTCTCGACCTATGGTGATGTATACAGCTTTGGGATTATGCTTCTTGAGATTTTTGTCGGGAAAGCGCCAACCAGCGATGCATTCAGAGATGGCCTGACGCTACCGGAGTTTGTAGGTGAGGCGTTCCCGGATAAGATAGAGCGGATTCTTGATCCGGCCCTGCTGCTGGACGAGGAATTATTCAGTGGGGTTGTGTCATCTTCATCGGAGGAAAGCGAATTGTGTGCAACAGTGTATGATTGCTTGGTTTCTGCCATAAGAATCGGGCTCAGCTGCTGTAGGAAAACGCCATGCCAAAGAATGGCGATGAGTGATGCAGCTGCAGAGCTTTGCTTGATCAGAGACGCTTGCGCTCGTGCATATGGTCAGTGA
- the LOC117851902 gene encoding uncharacterized protein, with protein sequence MAEAGSAAASSARGPSASSSGCRGGRGCGLALGRLVRKLRRQSRMLVCTATAAGARHGHAASSSSSARCLQYDALSYARNFDFGTALDGSDGGYSFASRFVLAAPARRPQ encoded by the coding sequence ATGGCAGAGGCCGGCAGCGCTGCCGCTTCGAGCGCGAGGGGcccgtcggcgtcgtcgtcggggtgCCGCGGGGGGCGCGGGTGCGGGCTGGCCCTGGGGAGGCTTGTGCGGAAGCTGCGGCGGCAGAGCCGGATGCTTGTgtgcacggcgacggcggccggggcgcgccacggccacgccgcgtcgtcttcgtcgtccGCGCGGTGCCTCCAGTACGACGCGCTCAGCTACGCGCGCAACTTCGACTTCGGCACCGCGCTGgacggcagcgacggcggctaCTCCTTCGCCTCACGGTTCGTGCTCGCcgccccggcgcggcggccgcagtAG
- the LOC117854024 gene encoding uncharacterized protein has product MAMSDTGSSFAQWAELYHHDPTLPTADDTVAASSPGDMFAAATAAASPPTSGGSGGSPTKAAAAAHHQQLGIDGPRVGKPARRRSRASRRAPVTLLNTDTANFRAMVQQFTGIPAPPAGAFGGPVINFAGDYGFPPSSGVMSFDHHHHNLHRSHGAPPPAVPLQDQLLRRQQQYTGGAFGGYNSSLLHGGGGDLFASHGLASAEDRMLLQSIQQAAAAHHHHMPPASAANAAGATGFFA; this is encoded by the coding sequence atggcgatgAGTGACACCGGCTCGAGCTTCGCGCAATGGGCCGAGCTCTACCACCACGACCCCACTCTGCCCACCGCCGACGACACCGTCGCGGCGAGCTCGCCCGGCGACATGTTcgcggccgccaccgcggcggcgagcccgcCGACGTCGGGCGGGTCCGGCGGGAGCCCGACCaaggctgcggctgcggcccACCACCAGCAGCTGGGGATCGACGGGCCCCGCGTCGGGAAGCCTGCGCGGCGGCGATCCCGCGCGTCGCGGCGCGCACCGGTGACGCTGCTGAACACGGACACGGCCAACTTCCGCGCCATGGTGCAGCAGTTCACGGGCatcccggcgccccccgccggcGCGTTCGGTGGCCCCGTCATCAACTTCGCCGGCGACTACGGCTTCCCGCCGTCCTCCGGCGTCATGTCCttcgaccaccaccaccacaacctcCACCGGAGCCACGGCGCTCCTCCCCCGGCGGTGCCGCTCCAGGACCAGCTGCTCCGCAGGCAGCAGCAGTACACCGGCGGGGCGTTCGGCGGCTACAACAGCAGCCtgctgcacggcggcggcggcgacctgtTCGCCTCCCACGGGCTCGCGTCGGCGGAGGACCGGATGCTCCTGCAGAGCATCCAGcaggcggccgccgcccaccaccaccacatgcCGCCGGCGTCCGCCGCTAACGCCGCCGGCGCTACTGGCTTCTTCGCCTGA